The proteins below come from a single Dinghuibacter silviterrae genomic window:
- a CDS encoding sensor histidine kinase, with product MSMAMEEKYKQLIRVGIVFIVFAFLMLLLNIYLGGPDEGPGDRHTPGFRLTTQPLVLTLCWAVNLAVLRWLQPVLSRRFPSRWLNFYLPGFVALYLTMVAIFGAWVHFDDHGGLLKLTSGTIAVETLALVIIELVLSRLDAARVRLENAELRVANLEAQHEKLIRQLQPHFLFNSLNALKSLIRRSPPDAEGYLIKLSEFLRFSLSHTQQSLVTLEEELRFSMYYLDMQQTRFQEGLHYIVDIPDGNRRSLLLPAFSLQLLLENAIKHNSLTLKSPLIICIRFDENGRLLVENNRQPKQQMEEGTGLGLVNLSERYRMLLKEDIRVTTNETFFQVSLGLMPADEDHHY from the coding sequence ATGTCCATGGCGATGGAGGAAAAATACAAACAACTGATACGGGTAGGGATAGTGTTCATCGTATTCGCCTTCCTCATGTTGCTGCTCAACATTTATTTGGGTGGCCCGGACGAAGGGCCTGGCGACAGACACACGCCGGGGTTCCGCCTGACGACCCAGCCGCTGGTCCTGACGCTTTGCTGGGCGGTGAACCTCGCCGTCCTGCGGTGGCTGCAACCCGTGCTTTCGCGCCGGTTTCCCAGCCGCTGGCTGAACTTTTACCTGCCTGGCTTTGTCGCGCTATACTTGACGATGGTGGCGATTTTTGGGGCTTGGGTGCATTTTGACGACCACGGAGGGCTCCTGAAGCTGACGTCCGGTACGATTGCCGTGGAGACCCTGGCCCTGGTCATCATCGAGCTGGTGTTGTCCCGTCTTGACGCCGCCCGGGTCCGGCTGGAAAACGCGGAACTCCGTGTGGCCAACCTCGAAGCCCAGCACGAAAAACTGATCCGGCAGCTCCAGCCGCACTTTCTGTTCAATTCCCTGAACGCCCTGAAATCCCTGATCAGGCGTTCCCCGCCGGATGCGGAAGGATACCTGATCAAGTTGAGCGAGTTCCTGCGGTTTTCTTTGAGCCATACCCAACAAAGCCTGGTGACCCTTGAGGAAGAGCTTCGGTTTAGTATGTACTACCTCGACATGCAACAGACCCGTTTCCAGGAAGGGCTACACTACATCGTGGACATACCGGACGGGAACCGGCGAAGCCTGTTGTTGCCCGCTTTTTCCTTGCAACTACTTTTGGAAAACGCCATCAAACACAACAGCCTGACCCTGAAGTCGCCCCTCATTATATGCATACGGTTCGATGAAAACGGCCGCCTGCTCGTGGAGAACAACCGGCAGCCGAAACAGCAAATGGAGGAGGGAACGGGGCTGGGGCTGGTGAACCTGTCGGAACGCTACCGGATGTTGTTAAAGGAAGACATACGCGTCACGACAAACGAAACGTTTTTCCAGGTGAGCCTGGGTTTGATGCCAGCAGATGAAGATCATCATTATTGA
- a CDS encoding LytR/AlgR family response regulator transcription factor: MKIIIIEDEPMSAEDLAETLKQADPAVVIAKILHSMEDAVAWWPVDLEADLIFSDIQLSDGLSFDIFRQIRHIKQPVVFCTAFDAYAIDAFRHNGIDYILKPFDTASVRRALDRYRQWSRHFSPVTDYGRLAELLEQRPRSVLVYYRDKVLPIRLDDVALFYIDSDTVRLIKNDGVAYAIDHTLDQLEKLGGRMFFRANRQYLVNRSAVKGAFQSFPRRYELELSVPFDEPIVVAKTRVSALLDWLTL, encoded by the coding sequence ATGAAGATCATCATTATTGAAGACGAGCCCATGAGCGCGGAGGACCTGGCGGAGACGCTCAAACAAGCGGACCCGGCCGTGGTGATCGCGAAAATCCTGCATTCGATGGAGGATGCCGTGGCGTGGTGGCCCGTCGACCTCGAAGCAGACCTCATTTTTTCAGATATTCAACTCAGCGATGGCCTGAGTTTCGATATTTTTCGACAAATACGCCACATAAAACAGCCCGTGGTTTTCTGTACCGCTTTCGATGCGTACGCTATCGACGCCTTCAGACACAACGGGATCGACTATATCCTAAAGCCCTTTGACACTGCCTCCGTCCGGCGCGCCCTGGACCGGTACCGGCAGTGGAGCCGCCACTTCTCCCCGGTCACAGACTATGGGCGCCTCGCGGAATTACTGGAGCAGCGTCCCCGCTCCGTACTGGTCTATTACCGGGACAAGGTTTTACCCATACGGTTGGACGATGTGGCGCTCTTTTACATCGACAGTGACACGGTCCGGTTGATCAAAAACGACGGTGTCGCGTACGCCATCGACCACACGCTGGACCAACTGGAAAAGTTGGGAGGCCGGATGTTTTTCCGCGCCAACCGGCAATACCTGGTGAACCGGTCCGCCGTAAAGGGTGCATTCCAGTCGTTCCCAAGAAGATACGAACTCGAACTGTCGGTCCCCTTCGACGAACCTATCGTGGTGGCCAAAACCAGGGTATCCGCCCTGTTGGATTGGTTAACGCTATAG